A window from Salmo trutta chromosome 29, fSalTru1.1, whole genome shotgun sequence encodes these proteins:
- the rsph14 gene encoding radial spoke head 14 homolog → MASTRISEQLPPHIDPTQAPVAFGNRALPRLSLELQDPQLCIRQRALAALCDLVHDPKRAYEAIHQGCLERLKALLQDRDSSVRIKTTEVFYLLAAHNVGREAFLTWDVVAPLSDLLDEPVDACRKNMHRALKMVAEFPAGAMCMVTLGLVPRLVLKLPVEQEEIRALILATLSYCVRVDALPALASNGVPMLRNQLSHPSPDIRRAAASAMLGISVPSEGKHKVCEEGVFPVLVKLLSDCDPGVTASAAGTIMNTAIITKGKYQALKAGAIPPLLELVGSEDRAVCANALRALTALAEAPCAREQLLEHLPLLKTRLNHPASIICRAAATAIRVISWTP, encoded by the exons ATGGCTAGCACGCGGATTTCGGAGCAATTGCCCCCGCATATTGACCCGACTCAAGCACCTGTTGCATTCGGCAACCGAGCCCTTCCGCGGCTCTCTCTGGAACTGCAAGATCCACAGCTGTGCATACGACAGAGAGCTCTTGCAGCCCTCTGCGACCTGGTTCATGACCCAAAGAGGGCATATGAGGCTATTCACCAAG GCTGTTTGGAGAGGCTGAAGGCCCTGCTGCAAGACAGAGACAGCTCAGTGAGAATCAAAACTACAGAAGTCTTTTACCTACTAGCTGCCCATAATGTGGGGAG AGAAGCCTTCCTCACGTGGGATGTGGTGGCTCCACTGTCTGATCTTCTAGACGAGCCAGTTGATGCCTGTCGTAAAAACATGCATCGTGCACTGAAGATGGTGGCTGAGTTTCCTGCAG GTGCAATGTGTATGGTGACTTTGGGCCTGGTTCCCCGGCTGGTGTTGAAGCTGCCTGTTGAGCAGGAGGAGATCCGGGCCCTGATCCTGGCCACTCTCAGCTACTGTGTGAGGGTGGATGCCCTGCCGGCCCTGGCCAGTAACGGAGTTCCCATGCTGCGAAACCAgctctctcacccctcccctgACATCCGCCGGGCCGCAGCCTCCGCCATGCTGGGCATCAG TGTTCCATCAGAAGGGAAGCACAAGGTATGTGAGGAGGGAGTTTTCCCAGTCCTGGTGAAGCTGCTATCAGACTGCGACCCAGGAGTGACTGCCAGTGCTGCTGGGACTATTATGAACACAGCTATTATCACTAAAG GGAAGTACCAGGCCTTAAAGGCAGGTGCCATCCCCCCCTTGTTGGAGCTGGTGGGCAGTGAGGACAGAGCTGTGTGTGCTAACGCGCTGCGTGCCCTCACCGCCCTGGCTGAAGCCCCCTGCGCTCGGGAACAGCTACTGGAACACCTGCCACTATTAAAGACAAGGCTCAATCACCCAGCTTCCATCATCTGCCGGGCAGCAGCCACCGCCATCCGCGTGATCTCCTGGACcccttga